The Helicoverpa armigera isolate CAAS_96S chromosome 18, ASM3070526v1, whole genome shotgun sequence genome segment AAAGTTGTCTGACTGTTAGAAAATTGCAGTCAGAATAGAGTTGCATAGTGGGATACCTACGCGGAAGAGAGAACATTACCTTGAGCACAGCTCTCTGGGCTCTCTCAAGGCGAATGAATACATTTTGTGTGGCTCCACCCCAAACGGGCAAGCAGTACGTTAAAACAGAGCGGCACAGAGctaaatatactattttaagTGTTTCAAGATCAGCAGAATTTCGCAGCTTCTTGAAGACGTATATCAGCTTACGTACACGGGACGTGACCTTGGCTATGTGGGGATGCCAGTTGAGATGCTGATCAATTAGTACTCCTAGATATCTTACATGAGTCGTTTTGTGAGGGAGAGGCAGCTACATTGCGCTAAAGAACCACAGTGATGTGCTTTTAGGGTCAAGGAATTAGAAGGACATTGATTTGACTTGATAGCAAAGGGGACGTATACGGTTTTGTCTACATTTAAAGTGAGCAAGTCATCAGACAAACATTTCATCACGCAGCAGAGCGCTGCCTCGGCATTTTGGTATGCCTGGGTCCAGTTACATCCATCTACGATAAGGGCAGTGTCATCCGCATAGGTATATATCATACAGTTATCAAGAGGTAGTGTACAGAGATCATTTATGTAAATGAGAAAGAGGGTGGGACCCAGGATGCTTCCTTGCGGAACGCCAAAAGTCATTGGAAGTTCATCACTTTCATATTGACCAATTTTAACTATTTGAGTACGATCTTTGAGATAGTCTGCAAAGATTTTCAACGGTAGTCCACGAATTCCAAGTCTTTCCATTTTTCTCAATAAAGCTGGGGCAGAGACAGTGTCAAAGGCCTTTGACAAATCTAGGAAAATTCCCAGGCACTTGCGTTTTCTGTCTAGCGTCCTAGCTACGTGATTCGACAGATGTAATACTGCATCCTCAGTACTAACTCCATTTCGGAACCCGTATTGGTTTTTGGCTAAGATGTTGTTTGACTCAAGAAAGCTTATCAGATTCTTATTTAGTACACGTTCCAAGATCTTTGACATTGCACTTAAAATAGAAATGGGACGGTAATTATTAACATCATCTTTGCACCCGGATTTATGAATAGGGTGAACGAGTGCTTTTTTAAACGTCTTAGGAAAGACACCAGCACTTATGCACAGGTTACAGACATGTGTAACAATCGGAACTAATACTTTTCTCGCgcctttaataattttagatgGAATACAATCATAACCTGTAGCACAGTCAGTCCTTAGACCCAGGATAATGGATTCAACATCGAGCTCGGTAACCTCAAGAAGCATCATTGAGCCACACGACTGTGAGTTAGCCACGGGATTGGACACCATAGAGGatgatttaaattttgaagCCAAACTGCTGCCTACATTAGCAAAAAAGTTATTAACGTAATTTAGCGAGGATTTAGGGTTATCTAATAAGTTTACTAGCTCAGAGGAAGGCGAACACTGTGTTTGAAGCTCCGAGACTTTCTTAATAACATTCCACGTagctttaacattatttttagcattGCGAAACAGTTCTTTTTCGTAAGAGCGTTTAAGTTTTCTCAGCAGGAATTGCAATAATTGCGATAGCGAGTGTAGGTGATTTTAAAATCTCATTGTTAGCCGACTTTTGAGTTTAATATGCATACGATCACGGTGCCTTATACAGCGGAGTAGTCCCGGTGTGATCCAGGGCTTTAAATTACGTTGTTTTCTTGGGACAACTAGAATATGAGTGTGCTCAGTAACAATGGAGGAAAGTTTACCTATAAGCGCATCTGCGGCATCATTAGGATCAGATATAGACAGGATTGGAGACCAGTCATGGGTTTTAATACTCTCAATTGCGGAATCACAGTCTAATTTTGCCCTAGTTCGGGTGACATCCGAATGTACACCCGGTTGCATAAGAATAGCAATGTCGGTTCGTGATCTGTTATGGATGATTCAATAACGAAAGCCGTAGcgcgtttatttgtttttattaaaatatggtcTAAGCAATTTGAGAGCCGAGTCGGAAACAGATGTGCTGGAAGAAGTCCGTTAGAGGCAGTACAGTTTAAATAGTCATCCGAGTGACTGTCAGTATTGTCGACCCTAATGTCAATGTTCATATCACCAATCAAGACCACGGAAGAAGTTCCTATTTTGAGAACACTATCGAGGCTGTCTATAAAgttatctatatttttaaaagaaggtGGTCGGTAAATAGCGACTATAGTGATGTCTTCTATACAACAAACGAGGCAGTTTGCATCAGCAAATACTGGTTCTTTAATATTAGCTTTAATGGAAgatttaacataaataacacaACCATCATTTTGATTGTATGTGATATTAGTGGAATATGACGTAAAGTCATCCAAGGTCGGCAAATGCGACAGTTTACTCAACCAACACTCGGTGAGAATGAGCACGTCACACTGGAAACCCAATAGCCGCATTAGCACTACAACTTCgtcaaaatttttattgatacttcttatatttaaatgtaaaatttttaatCCTTTAGTCGGGTCTCTTATGAACTGTATGCATTTCTCAGGTTGACATTTGAATGATTTAGAAACGTGAAGCGCGTCTAATTCCTTATTAATAATATCTTGATTAGCCATTTGTTTTAGGAATACTCGTGTACAAACTGTGTAGCAAAAAATTGGACAGgattgctttatttaaatagaaatgcTTGAGAAATATACTGTGAATCGTTTTAGTATAGCGGCTAATTACTGTATTCGCGTGTGTGTTAAGAGGATAATGACAAATTTTGTATTTGAGTGATTTAAATTGTGTAAAAGTAGTTTGTGTGCGTTGTATGACTGTATTAATGTGTAAGATGTAACAGATGAATGAATGTAAGAGTATATTGcttaattttgatgttaaacttaacattaaaaataaaattaaaaataaacagtaaaggATCACAGAGATAACAATATGGGAACCAgaattatttatacaataacaaGAGATATTATGTGCTAGTCAAATAATTAGGTTTTGGCTATCCAATAGGCTGAAACATTTTTCAGAATTGACAAGAATCTGTGAAATTTTAATGAAGGAAGTCACAAAATTCTGTATTTACCTATACCAGAAAACCTTTGATGTGTGCTTCGCGGTCAGCGACCAAACTACTTGCAACACGAAGTCACCTGCCGTGCAAAAACTTTATTCCGACAGGAAAATCTTTTATTCTCTAATTTCCAGATAGATACGAAAATTAACATGAACACGtgaaacacacaaacaaaccgCAGTAGTGAGGTAAACTATCAGTTTTGCGTCAATACTGAAACTGACGGTTTTCCATATTCGTGAGTTTGACGATAATTTTGTAATGGCCCCATTACAGAATGTTGTGAAAGACAAAATACAGCAAACCAAATTAATAGTCAAATAAGATTTTCTGAAAACACAATGTGCGCCAGTGGAATAGGTACTCATTGCAAATTCTGATGCTGAAAACAACAATAAAgcataaaagtagttttattaagCACTTCCTCGGGATACAGGAAATCAGATAAACATTTCTCGGCTAGCAACCACATTATCACTCGATAGCATCTCcaacaaaaacaatgaaatcaaAGCAAATGAGAATTAACCCACATTACATCAATGGGCAGATGTATCGCTATTTGTTGAGCCTGAAACGTCACCAGAGTTATCAGTTTGTAAGGATTATAAAATGTTGTGATCATCTATCGTGGAAGATTTCCTTCAGTAGAAACGTTTCTTATGTTCTGTCCTTGCTTTAACCAGAATATTGTTCAAATGctaaatgtcaatttgaaatcCTCTTCACACCCTATATTTTGGTTCATTGGCGAGGTATGTCCCGTGTTCATCTCCCCTATGTAGTGCAATGAAGCACAGTTTTCAGCTAAATGTCTCCGATCATGTAGCATCGCCAGATAGCTTTGCCAGAGTACAATCGTAGTGCAATAAGGGTGGTAATTAGACCGTCAcgcatttttaacaaaatgtctACGTGTCCAAATCTTTCTAATAATGCAATACTTAAAAACATTTAGCGAAATGACGATTAAGAagcttcaaacaaaataattgacatTCTCAATTCCAGGATAGAAGATAATGTCAGTAGCGCGATACATTTGGCTTCTGCTGTGCTACGCGCAATACGCGAGGAGCAACTTGCTGGATGAGTACGAGCAGTTCACCAACACCTTCCTGTACCCCAAGGACGACAAGACGGAGGAGCTGCCTGTCCAGCTCGGCAAGGACTGGGCCTCTGGCTGCATCTGCAGGGCCACCTCCCACCAGCAGGTCGTCGTGTGCTTCGGGAATTACGAGTGCATGAGGTTTCCCAAGGTTTGTGATATTTatataatgcatttttttactttacctacatatatgccTATGCATATACATGAGGAAAACATTAGTGACTATTTTCTAGTTTCACACACAGTTCATCTCAATAACATAGATCTTCATAAAAAGATAACATAACTTAGCTAGACGTAGATACACCTCTATCTAAAGCAGTTATAAAAACAATCGCGGTGCTTTGCTATGTAATATGTAGGTTGTTTGTGCGACGTAACAGCCCTTCAGTTGATCTTACTTATCGCAATATCCTAACGACGTAGAACAATGAACACACAGCTATCTCTGAAAACTCCCTAATCTCAGGCAAACACAGTGTCACTCTGTGCATGTGTTTCATAACAATCTGAGTGTAACGCCGTCATAAACgtacacaaacataatatacacATCCAAGATGGAATACTGAGAGTAAACAGTGAAAATTGTTTGGCTTTTGGcaaaacaaatacaacaatTTAGCAGAATAAGACAAACTGGTTCGAAATGTGATGAGatttggttttattattgtttaagtgGTTGATTATGTGCCATCAGATAAGGTTTGATAGAcgcctgttatttttagattcACGTTAACAAAATGTTACATGTAAAGCACCAGTGTTCTAGCGAGATGCATAATGATAAAGTAGGGCCAACTTTAACGTGAATGACGCGAAAACTaagtaaacaaaagaaaaacaacgtTGAACGACACTTATAGAATGCTGAAGGATGTCCATCGTAATGTCCCttcaaaaaagtaatttcagTATTTGCATGACCAAATTACGCTTATTTATATTGACCTCTTAATTTTTGCAGGTCATACGAGTACGGAGTGAAGTTTTAAGAGTAAGGACTACAGTCATCAGTGAAATCCTTAAAGGGGATCTGGATAATCTGTATTATTTGAAAGTGTTAGAAATAGAAGCGAATCATCAGCTGCGGTACATTGAACCAGGAGCGTTCTCCAACTTGACGAACTTAGAGCAGCTCTCCATATCCTACAATACTTTGCTTCAATCTATTCACGAGACGACGTTTGAGGGACTCACAAACCTCCACAACTTGACTTTAGTGAACAACGGATTTGACTCAGTGCTGCAACTAACTCCATCTTTCAAGCCGAGTATCCTACCGTCTTTGAAGAGGCTGGATTTATCAGAAAATACTTTTGAAACAATACCAGAAGATGCATTCAAACCTATGGAAGGAACTTCTCTAAGGAAACTTGATCTTAACTTATGTAGATTAGACCACATACACCCGAATAGTTTTCTACCATTAAAGCATTTGAAAAAGCTTCATATTGGAGACAATGACCTAAACTCTACACTAATAGGTAACTTTTTGACGAGAAtggttgaaaataatattaatttgctaCACCTCGACCTATCAGGTATGGGATTTAGGAAACAACCACCCAAAAGACTGATGAACATTATAGCAAACACTACAATACAAAGTTTGATACTGTCTAGGAATCAATTTGAAATTATAGCAGAAGATGCTTTCCCTAAAATGGTAAATATACAATTAATGGATTTAAGAAAAGTGTCCGCTATTTTGATAGATCCAAGATCTTTCACCCCTGAAAGGTTCCCTAGTTTAAGATTTCTATTATTGAGCGGAAACAATTTGCCAGGACTCCACGGGACCCACATGTCCAATCAACTCTTGCTTTTAGATTTATCTGATAACAGAGGGCACGCAAACAATCCAGTCTACTAcgaaatagatagatatactttcacACAAAGTAAAAGACTACAAGTATTAAATCTGTCTTATAATGGGATAAGAgcaatatttaattacacattTACAGGATTAGAAAGTCTCAAAATATTAAGCATGGAAAATGGTACCATTTATCATTTGGGACCCGGTAGTTTCAAAGCCACAAAACACTTAGAAGTACTTAATTTAGCTAATAACCCACTAACGGCTAATCAAAACTTGTCATGCGCACAATTTGACGGACTGAACgaactcaaaattttaattttagaaaattgTGGAATTAAACAATTCAATGACGATGAGAATATTTTCGAAATGATGCCTAATTTAACTCACCTAGTGCTTAGAAATAACCAACTTTATTATATAACTGCTGAAACATTAAAGCCTTTGAAAATGCTACAGTTTTTAGACTTAAGTGAAAACCTTCTCATGTCATGGTGGAAACCAATATTCTTATCTTCGGGTGTGAAACCAAATAGAGTTTACTtgacaaacaacaaaatatcacATTTCTCACTGAGCATGATTCAGGACATCGGGTACTTGTTGGAAGCCAGTAAGGGCGATATGGTCATAGACCTGATGGACAATATCTTTGTATGCGACTGCAGTTCCATGTTTACTACTTACCGCTGGATTCAAGCCAATGCAAGTAAGGCCTTAAAACAATACATCTTTAGTTCTAAATTCCAATGCAGCAGTCCTGACTTGTGGGAGGACAGGAGAGTGTCCGAGTATTTACATTCGGTGAAGAGCCTGCACTGCTTGATGTACGAGAAGATAACGAACGTGATGGTGCTGGTGTGGACGGCGCCGTCCTTGGTCACAATTTCTCTAGTCTTATTAATAATAGccgttatttacaaatatagaaTGTACATAAGATATTGGATGTTCATAGCAAAAATAGCGTTAGGAAGAAATTTTCAGAAGAAGCAAGTAAAGCCAGATggtggaaaaatatataaatatgatgCTTTTGTGTCGTATTGTAATGAAGACAGAGATTTTGTCCACGATATGATAGAACAGCTTGAATCGAAGCCACCGTTTTTGAAGCTGTGTGTCTACGAGAGAGACTTTGAGATCGGTTCGTTTATATCAGAAGCTGTTCTAAGCAGTATTAACGAGAGTAAGTACGTCATATTGATCATAAGTAATAGTTTTGCTAAGTCACAGTGGTGTCGCTGGGAGACGCAGCTGGCGGAGTACCACAGGATATTCTTGGAAGATGGGACGTCGTATGATCCCTTAGTGCTGATAAGAATAGGGGAGATACAGTCCAAGTATCTGACGACAACTTTGAAGTACTTGTTAAAGACTAAAATCTACCACTCCTGGGACCAGAGGAATAAAGAGGAGTTCTGGAAGAAATTGAGAGACGTTATAATTAAGAAGTGATGTAAATATTAtggttaatttactttttaatacatTGTTAACTAAAAactgtgatttttatttaaaatctgatATTAATGTTctattttgtagatttttttgaaGTGAGGTAGAGTTAGCCAGCCACCTCTGCTTCTACAACGTTGATTATTTTCAGATTCATAGAATGCCATACAAGTACCTAGTTATACTtttgattcaaaaatatttctcattcctttctattttaattttctacaaATGTTAGTTTATGTAGatcaattcaattaaaacaCTTTCTACCACGCTTTTCCGACTTGTGTCGCTAAATCAGacaattatgcaaataaatatggaaGTGCGTTTTCATTTTTATGTTGCTCTTTCTGCGAACAAACgccgaaaaaaaaagaatttcaaaaatagta includes the following:
- the LOC110376730 gene encoding toll-like receptor 4, with amino-acid sequence MSVARYIWLLLCYAQYARSNLLDEYEQFTNTFLYPKDDKTEELPVQLGKDWASGCICRATSHQQVVVCFGNYECMRFPKVIRVRSEVLRVRTTVISEILKGDLDNLYYLKVLEIEANHQLRYIEPGAFSNLTNLEQLSISYNTLLQSIHETTFEGLTNLHNLTLVNNGFDSVLQLTPSFKPSILPSLKRLDLSENTFETIPEDAFKPMEGTSLRKLDLNLCRLDHIHPNSFLPLKHLKKLHIGDNDLNSTLIGNFLTRMVENNINLLHLDLSGMGFRKQPPKRLMNIIANTTIQSLILSRNQFEIIAEDAFPKMVNIQLMDLRKVSAILIDPRSFTPERFPSLRFLLLSGNNLPGLHGTHMSNQLLLLDLSDNRGHANNPVYYEIDRYTFTQSKRLQVLNLSYNGIRAIFNYTFTGLESLKILSMENGTIYHLGPGSFKATKHLEVLNLANNPLTANQNLSCAQFDGLNELKILILENCGIKQFNDDENIFEMMPNLTHLVLRNNQLYYITAETLKPLKMLQFLDLSENLLMSWWKPIFLSSGVKPNRVYLTNNKISHFSLSMIQDIGYLLEASKGDMVIDLMDNIFVCDCSSMFTTYRWIQANASKALKQYIFSSKFQCSSPDLWEDRRVSEYLHSVKSLHCLMYEKITNVMVLVWTAPSLVTISLVLLIIAVIYKYRMYIRYWMFIAKIALGRNFQKKQVKPDGGKIYKYDAFVSYCNEDRDFVHDMIEQLESKPPFLKLCVYERDFEIGSFISEAVLSSINESKYVILIISNSFAKSQWCRWETQLAEYHRIFLEDGTSYDPLVLIRIGEIQSKYLTTTLKYLLKTKIYHSWDQRNKEEFWKKLRDVIIKK